A window of the Acidovorax sp. YS12 genome harbors these coding sequences:
- the acs gene encoding acetate--CoA ligase → MSEPTSAIESVLVENRVFPPSEDTVKNARIAGMQAYEALCAEAAKDFEGFWARLARENLQWTRPFTQTLDESNAPFYQWFADGELNASANCLDRHIGTPVENKTAIIFEADDGTVTQVTYKELLARVSQFANALKARGVQKGDRVLIYMPMTIEGVVAMQACARIGATHSVVFGGFSAKAVHERIIDAGAVAVVTANYQLRGGKELPLKSIIDEALAMGGCDSVKTVLVYERTATAWNRVAGRDISFAEALAGQATECAPVPVGAEHPLFILYTSGSTGKPKGVQHSTGGYTLWARQTMLWTFDLQPSDVFWCTADIGWITGHTYVAYGPLAAGATQVVFEGVPTFPHAGRFWEMIERHKVSIFYTAPTAIRSLIKAADSDEKVHPKNWNLTSLRVLGSVGEPINPEAWMWYYRNVGGERCPIVDTFWQTENGGHVITPLPGATPLVPGSCTLPLPGIQAAIVDETGKDIPNGAGGMLVIKRPWPSMIRTIWGDPERFKKSYFPEEMGGTIYLAGDGAVRSEDRGYFRITGRIDDVLNVSGHRMGTMEIESALVAKTDLVAEAAVVGRPDDLTGEAIVAFVVLKRPVPTGEEAKQLANELRNWVAKEIGPIAKPKDIRFGENLPKTRSGKIMRRLLRSLAKGEAITQDTSTLENPTILDQLAKTN, encoded by the coding sequence ATGAGTGAGCCCACATCCGCGATCGAATCCGTCCTGGTGGAAAACCGCGTCTTCCCGCCGTCCGAGGACACGGTGAAGAATGCCCGCATTGCCGGCATGCAGGCTTACGAGGCCCTGTGCGCCGAAGCCGCGAAAGACTTCGAGGGCTTCTGGGCGCGCCTGGCGCGCGAGAACCTGCAGTGGACCCGGCCGTTCACGCAGACGCTGGACGAATCGAACGCCCCGTTCTACCAATGGTTCGCCGACGGCGAACTGAACGCCAGCGCCAACTGCCTGGACCGCCACATCGGCACGCCGGTCGAGAACAAGACGGCCATCATTTTCGAGGCCGACGACGGCACCGTCACGCAGGTCACCTACAAGGAACTGCTCGCCCGTGTGAGCCAGTTCGCCAATGCGCTCAAGGCGCGCGGCGTGCAAAAGGGCGACCGCGTGCTGATCTACATGCCCATGACCATCGAGGGCGTGGTGGCCATGCAGGCGTGCGCGCGCATCGGCGCCACGCACAGCGTGGTGTTCGGCGGCTTCTCGGCCAAGGCCGTGCACGAGCGCATCATCGACGCTGGCGCTGTCGCCGTCGTCACCGCCAATTACCAGTTGCGCGGCGGCAAGGAGCTGCCGCTCAAGTCCATCATCGACGAAGCCCTGGCCATGGGCGGCTGCGACAGCGTGAAGACCGTGCTGGTGTACGAGCGCACGGCCACTGCGTGGAACCGCGTCGCCGGCCGCGACATCAGCTTTGCCGAAGCCCTGGCGGGCCAGGCCACCGAGTGCGCCCCCGTGCCCGTGGGCGCCGAGCACCCGCTGTTCATCCTCTACACCAGCGGCTCCACCGGCAAGCCCAAGGGCGTGCAGCACTCCACCGGCGGCTATACGCTGTGGGCGCGCCAGACCATGCTGTGGACCTTCGACCTGCAGCCGAGCGACGTGTTCTGGTGCACCGCCGACATCGGCTGGATCACCGGCCACACCTACGTGGCCTACGGCCCGCTGGCCGCGGGCGCGACGCAGGTGGTGTTCGAGGGCGTGCCGACCTTCCCGCACGCCGGCCGCTTCTGGGAAATGATCGAGCGCCACAAGGTCTCGATCTTCTACACTGCGCCCACGGCCATCCGTTCGCTCATCAAGGCGGCCGACTCCGACGAGAAGGTGCACCCGAAGAACTGGAACCTGACCAGCCTGCGCGTGCTGGGCAGCGTGGGCGAGCCCATCAACCCCGAAGCCTGGATGTGGTACTACCGCAACGTGGGTGGCGAGCGCTGCCCCATCGTGGACACCTTCTGGCAGACCGAGAACGGCGGCCACGTCATCACCCCGCTGCCGGGCGCCACGCCATTGGTGCCGGGCTCGTGCACGCTGCCGCTGCCGGGCATCCAGGCCGCCATCGTCGATGAGACGGGCAAGGACATCCCCAACGGCGCGGGCGGCATGCTGGTCATCAAGCGCCCGTGGCCGTCGATGATCCGCACCATCTGGGGCGACCCCGAGCGCTTCAAGAAGAGCTACTTCCCCGAGGAAATGGGCGGCACCATTTACCTGGCTGGCGACGGCGCCGTGCGCAGCGAGGACCGCGGCTACTTCCGCATCACCGGCCGCATCGACGACGTGCTCAACGTCTCGGGCCACCGCATGGGCACGATGGAGATCGAGTCCGCCCTGGTGGCCAAGACCGACCTGGTGGCCGAGGCCGCCGTGGTGGGCCGCCCCGACGACCTGACCGGCGAGGCCATCGTGGCCTTCGTGGTGCTCAAGCGTCCCGTGCCCACGGGCGAGGAGGCCAAGCAGCTGGCCAACGAGCTGCGCAACTGGGTCGCCAAGGAAATCGGCCCGATCGCCAAGCCCAAGGACATCCGCTTCGGCGAGAACCTGCCCAAGACGCGCAGCGGCAAGATCATGCGCCGCTTGCTGCGCTCGCTGGCCAAGGGCGAGGCGATCACCCAGGACACCAGCACGCTGGAAAATCCGACCATCCTGGACCAGCTGGCCAAGACCAACTGA